Sequence from the Arthrobacter pigmenti genome:
AGCAGGGCATGGCTGAGCAGAGCCCCTCCGTGCAGTCCTGGGACCGCCTCAACCGAGTCGTTGCGAACAGCGGGGTGTTGCAGTGAACCGCCGCTTCCCGCTCGCCGGCCTCCTCCGATTGCGTCAGGTCAACCAGGACCAGGCGGCCGCGGACCTCGCGGCAGCGAACGGCCGCCTGCGTGAAAGCAGCGCACGACGACGGCAGGCCCTCGTGGCACTCGACGGCAGCACTGCACACATCGCCGACACAGCCGCACTCCACGCCATCGCGGCCGCACGGTCCGCTGCCCGGGGGATGCTGACGGAGCTCGCCGCCGTAGAGGACGGTCTCCGTTCCGAGGCAACCCGCGCCCAGGAGGCGTTCAACGCCGCGCGCACTCAAACGATCGGGCTCGAGAAGCTCAAAGAACGACACGCGGCCGAGGTCTCGGCGGAGGACTTGCGCACCGAACAGAAGACACTCGACGAACTCGCATCACGTACCCGGGGGAACAATGACGCTCACTGACACCGTGGGGCGGGTCCAGCAGATCCAGTCCACGCTCACCCAGCTCACAACGCCGGTTCGGTCAGGCAACTCCGGTGCGGCTTTCGCGGAAGCGCTCGCGGCGCAGGCTGCAACGGCCTCCCCGCGTGCCTCCGCCGCTCCGGTCACTGGTCTCGCAGAGATTCTGAACGGGACCGGTGCCGGCTTGGGCTCTGCTTCCGGTTTGCCCGCGGCTCCCGGCCTCGGCGCCGCTCCGGATCTTGCGGGGGCGATCGCCGCGCTCGTGCCGGATGCATCCGAAAGTCCAGGCGCCGGCGCGCAGAAGCTGATCGACGCTGCCATGAAGTACGAAGGCCTGCCGTATGTCTGGGGCGGGACGGACCCCGCCGTCGGGCTGGACTGTTCGGGTTTCGTGCAACGCGCGTTCCGGGATATCGGCATTGAGCTGCCGCGGGTGACGTGGGATCAGATGAAGGAGGGCACGGCTGTTGCATCGATGGCTGATGCCCGGCCGGGTGACCTGCTCTTCAGCTTCGACGGCGGCCACGTGTCCATCTATCTTGGCAACGGCAAGGCGATCGATGCGCCGCAGCCAGGTGACACGATTGCCGTTCGCGACGCCTGGGAGACCGATGCCAATGTCACAGCCATCCGCCGTATACTCCCGGCCGATGACGCCGCAGCCCTTGCTGCCGCCGCACAGGCCGCACTCGTCACTGGCGGCACGCCATGATGTCGGCGCCGGTAGCCGGTTCGCTTGCCAAGACGCCGGTTCTCGCTGCTACGAAGCCGGGCACGCTCGGGGACACTTTCGGGGAAACGTTTGCGGCGCACGTTGGGCAGCGTGACCACCTGCACGACGACGGCGGCATCCGCCCCGAGCGCGAACCCGCCTCATCAGCTGGGAACCGTGATGAGGCGGATGCTGCTGCGCGCCGTGCTGCCGGTAAGGCGGACGACGCAGCGCCGGCCGGCGCTTCGATGCACTCCGAGGTGGGTACTTCGTTGGAATCCGCGCGGGACCGTTCCGATGCTCATGCGCCGGGTGCGGTTTCGACGTCTGGTTCGGCTGGGTCGGATGATTCGGCAGGGGCGGCGGCTTCCAACGGTCGCAACGCGCTCGGTGCCGACGGAGCTCTTACGGGTGCCCAGCCCGGGGCTGCGGCGCCGACCGGGAGCGCCGCGACTTCGGACGCTGATGGTTCTCACCCGCTTCAGGCCAGCGCAGCGGGGTCGGGCGCTGTGAACCGTGCGTCCTCCGGTGCTCAGGTAGTGCAGCAGGGTAGGTTCACGAACGGAACTTCTGCGGTCGGACCCGCCGGTGCGCCAACACCACCCGGCACTTCGCCTGCGGCCAGCGAGCTTGCTGCGCTTGACCAGTCTTCGTCGGGTGCGGCAGCGTCTGGCACCAAACCGGCGTCCGGCACCGAGTCTGTGTCCGGTACCGCTATTGCATCCGGAAGCGCGCCGCCCGGCAGCGCGGGTGCTGTGGGCATCCCGTCCACATCCAACAATGTGTCCAACACTGGAACGGCGTCCGGCCGCCTGCCAGCCAAGGCGACCGCGACCGGTAACGGCGTCCCCGCTTCCGGTCGCCGCCTGCCAGCCAACGCGACCGGTAACGGCGCGTTAGGCACCGGCGCCGGTACCGGTGCTGCCGCTACTGCTGCCGCAACGGGTACCGGTTCCTTGTCCAGCACTCCGGCCGTGTCCGCGGCGTCGCCAGCATCCTCCAGTTCAGCGGCTTCAGCTCAGGGTTCGCCGGGCGGAGCTCTGAACCCAACCGACCAACAGGTCGCGCCTCCAGCGAGTACGACCGCGGGACCGGCAGAAGCACACGTACCGCCGAACCCCGCTAGCGCCGCGCCTGCTCACGTGGAGGTAAAGCCGGCCGGTCCTCAGGTCGCAGCGCTCATCGCGAAGGTGTCTTCCGAGGCCGCGCCCACGCCGGCGGAAGGTGCGCGACCCGCGCAGGGGGCGGCGCCGTCGTCGTACCCGTCCCTGGCCGGGCAGATCCTGAAGCCTGCATTCTCGCTCGCCCAGGTCGCGCCGGGGGAATACGCGATCACAGTCCAGGTGGCGCCGGAGAACCTTGGTCCGGTCACGGTGAAAGCGTTCGTGACGCATGACGGAATGCGCGTGGAACTGTTCGCCCCGAACGAGGCCGGGCGTGAAGCGCTCAAGGCCGTCTTGCCCGAACTGCGACGGGAATTCGGGGGTGCTGCTTCCGCGACCGTGGACGTTTCGTCGCAGAATGCGGACACCGACACCGGATCAGACGGCGCCGACGGCGGCCGTGAACGCCGCGACTTCGACCTCCGCCACCAGCCGGCCAGTCCTGCACAGCCCGACGAACCCCAACCAGAACGGACGGTGCGAACGTGGCACTCGACCTCAACCATCGACCTGTTGGCCTGACGAAAGGAAACTCCCATGCCCGTTGATCCCGTCAGCGCCGCTCCTCCCAGCTTTCAACCCGGGGCCGCGGAGCGTTCGCCGAAGCAGTCGATGGACGGCGAGGTGTTCATGTCGCTGCTGGTCAGCCAGCTGCGGAACCAGGACCCGAGTTCGCCCATGGACACCAATGCCATGATCGCCCAGACCACCCAGCTGGCGATGATGGAGAAGATGAACGAGGTCGCCTCCCTCACTGAGGAGGGGTTTTTCCTCGGTATGCGTTCGGCTGCCGCGGACCTGATTGACCGTGAGGTCAGCTACCTCGACGACGGCGGCGAGACCCTCACCGGCACCGCGACCGCCGTCTCCTACGCCGGGCCTGTCCCGATCGTGACCGTCGACGGTGAGGCGATAGCGCTCGATGCCATTGCCGGAATCGTTGGCGACACGCTTCCCGTCGAACCTCAAACTCTCGTCTAACCTCGCTCCGAAAGGCGTTCCTCATGCTTCGCTCTCTGTACTCCGGAATCTCCGGTCTCCGTTCGCACCAGACCATGCTCGATGTCACCGGCAACAACATCGCCAATGTGAACACCGCGGGCTTCAAGTCATCCTCCACACAGTTCCAGGACACCCTTTCCCAGCTGACGCAGGGGGCGGGCGGGCCGCAGGCAGCTGTTGGCGGCACCAACCCGGCGCAGGTTGGTCTCGGTGTGCAGGTTGCCGGGATCTCGACCAACTTCGCGCAGGGTTCGGCGCAGGCCACCGGCCGGGCCACGGACATGATGGTTGCAGGCGACGGCTTTTTCATCACCCGCTCCGGCAACGAGACGCTCTACACCCGTGCAGGTGCTTTCGAGTTCGACGCCGATGGTCGCCTCGTTTCCCCGGACGGTGGCATTGTGCAGGGCCGGTCGGCGGTGAACGGGCAGATCAACCCGGGTGCCGCCGTCGGCGACATCACGGTGCCGCGCGATGCTGTCTCGCCTGCGGCGGCCACCAACGCTGCAGTCGTGACGGGCAATCTGCCCTCCGACGCGGCCGTTGGAACTTCCCTGGTGCAGGACATTGAGGTGTACGACGGCGGCGGCGATCCACGCACCCTGGCGCTCACCTTCACGAAGACCGCGGCGGGTTGGGATGTAGCGGGTAACGACGGCGGCGGTGCCACCGGCACCGGGGCGATCACCTTCGACGCGAGCGGCAACCTGACCGGTGGAGGGACCCTGGCACTTGGCGGTATCGGCGTCGACCTGAGTGCGCTCACCGGGTACGCCGAGCTGTCCACAGTGTCGATCGAGTCGCAGAACGGTCGGCCCGCGGGGACGCTGGAGTCCTTCAGCCTGTCCGAGGATGGGACGCTGATCGGTTCCTTCAGCAACGGCGGCAGGCAGCCGTTGGGCCAGATTGCACTGGCTGGCTTCGTGAACCCCGCGGGTCTGGAGAAGGCAGGATCGTCCTCGTACCGGGTAACTGAAAACTCCGGCGATGCCGCGGTAGGCGCCGCGGGCGAAGACGGTCTGGGATCGCTGGCGGGCGGGATGCTTGAGATGTCCAATGTTGATCTGTCGCAGGAGTTCACCAATCTGATCGTGGCGCAGCGCGGCTTCCAGGCGAATGCGCGCATCATCACGACGTCGGATGAGGTGCTGCAGGAGCTGTCGAACCTGAAGCGCTAGCTACGCCGTCTACGGCATTACCGTTCAGTAACGTTCGGGCGTTGGGGGCTCTCCAGGGCTGACGAAGTGAGCCGCAGACGTAAGGCTGAAGGAACTTAAGCCGTCGATTGCTTGTGCGCCGGGACGAATGGGGGCGTCAGCATCGGCCCAATTGCGGGGAATCGGAGTAAATGATGACGCATCAGAGGCTAAGTTCTGGACGCAAGGCATTGAATGCGGCGTTTTTGGCTCTTGTCGTCGTTATGGTTGCGTCGCTGTATTCCCTCAACCGAGGCCGGGAGGGATTTGCCCGTTCCGAGGAGCTTGCTGACCTGTTCCTGCTCTGGTGGGCGATAGCGACGGTCGTAGGCTGCGGCGCTGTCGTTGCTCGCAGAGTGGGCCTCGGGCCGGCACGGTTGATGGAGGGCATCTGGTTTTTCGCTATCGGCTCTATCGTGGGAATCGTTGCGGCGGCCACGGACTGGTCAGTGGCCACGGACTGGACCAGTGGTGTCGAAGGACAGGGACCGGTGATGTTGACTGTTCCGCTGTTGTTCGCGCTCACTGGTTCGATGTTTGAGAAGACTAGGAAGTCGACGGAGCCAGCGCGGGTCTGACGCTTGTCGTACTGACGCGTGGGTATGAGTAGAAATAGGGGAAATTTCGTGAACGACGCCGCACGGCTCCACAAACGGACGTTGACCGTCGGAATTGCGTTGGGAGTTTTAGGGCTTCTCGTCCTGCTCGTCGGTGACTATCTGCTCCTCCAATATGGTGCCGTCTCCTTCCAAGCGTCGAACGGGTTCTTCTTCTTTCTGACGAGGCTGTCCGCGATTGGCAGCGTTGCCTTGCTGCCGTTCTCTGCGGCGCTGGTGTCAGCCGCGCTGGTGATGAAGTACTGGGACAAGCGGCTGCAGGCGTTGGGCGCCCCAGACGAGGACGACGACGCCGGCCCGGACCTTCACTAGCTGATCGCGAGCATGTGCCTGTCGTGTTCCAGGCGGGACGCGGCAGTCGGATCATCACAACTGGTCAGCGCCCGGTGATAACCACCTGATCAGCTGGCAGGTGTTGACGCGGTGCCGGTGGTCAACGGGTGAAGGTCTGCCAGTTGCACGGAGCGTGAACATGACTCAACGCTCACCTAGCCCCTTGTCCGTATCGGCGGGGCATTGAGACAGGACGAAGCGCATTACTGAAGACGCTTCTCGTCCCATTTGGCCCCAGCCTGGCTACTCGTTCTCTAGAAGGGTGGTGGTGGTTCGGGGAGGGTGGTGTAGGTTTTGCCGGCGAGTGAGGTGATGTGCATTGCTCCGGATGGGGTTGTTTGGGTGTCTGCCCAGATGCCTTCGGTTTTGAGTGTGTGGTGGAGTTTGCATCGGGGCGCGAGGTTGCTGAGTTCGGTGTTGCCGCCGTGGGCCCAGGGGGTGGTGTGGTCGATTTCTGAGGTCCAGGCGGATCGGTTGCAGCCGGGGTGGATGCAGGTTGGGTGGGTGATCCGTACCCAGTCCTGGAGGTGTTTGGGTGGGCGGTATCTGTCCCGGCCGACGCTGAGGACGGCACCGGTTTCGGGGTGGACGAGGATTCTGGTGAAGCTGGGTGCGTGGGCTGCGAGGTTGCGGGCGGTTTCCGGGTCGATGGGCCCGTAACCGTCCAGCAGGCCATTCGCGCACCCGTCCAGGTCAGGGGCGCCGGCACGCATACCGGCACCGGGAACAGCACAGTTCGAGTACGGGCCGTTCAAGTCAGGGCCGAAATCAGCACCCGGACCAGTACCGGACGCGTCTGAACCGTTCGAACCATTCTTAACCGGATCCGCAGCGTCCCAACTGGAACCATTCGCATGGACGCCGCGGCGGTGGTCGCCAACGGTATCGAGGTTTCCTGCTCCTACGCTGACGGGATCTGGGTCGTTGTCGCCAGTTCCTGTGCTCGATCCTCCGACACCGCTGTCGGTGGCGTTCTGCCAGTTGGGTTTGCGGTGTCCGAGGAGGGTCATGACGGGGACGGTGATGTATACGTTCGCGTTGATGCCGCGGTGGCCGGTGCCGTTCTTCGGGTCCCCGGTGCAGGTGTGGGTGAGGACGTCGGTGAAGACGTCCGCACGGAGTTGGTTGAGGGTGCGGGGTTCCTCCGGGCTTTGCAGGGAGCGGGCTGCGGCGTTGACCCGGTTGAAAATCCCGTGCGCTTGTTCCGCGGGCAGGTACGCGCCGAGCCAGGCCATACCGTCCTGCTCGGGCTGGATGGCGACGTCCCGGTCTTTCACGGCCCGTTTGCGGCGTTCGATGATCGATTCCGGATGCAGTTCCTCACGTAACCGTCGGCACCGTTGTGCCAGTTTGGGACGGGTCAATCCGGTGGCGGTGTCCAGGACTTCCTCCTCGTACCCTGGCATCGCCTCGGTTGGGATGGACCCGGATTCCTGCACGATCACCTGGGCTTGGACGGGGCTGAGAGTCCCGGATTCGAGGGCTTCCCAGGTGGCCGGTAGATCCTCACACAGGGTGAGCGCTT
This genomic interval carries:
- a CDS encoding flagellar FliJ family protein, which produces MNRRFPLAGLLRLRQVNQDQAAADLAAANGRLRESSARRRQALVALDGSTAHIADTAALHAIAAARSAARGMLTELAAVEDGLRSEATRAQEAFNAARTQTIGLEKLKERHAAEVSAEDLRTEQKTLDELASRTRGNNDAH
- a CDS encoding C40 family peptidase; translation: MTLTDTVGRVQQIQSTLTQLTTPVRSGNSGAAFAEALAAQAATASPRASAAPVTGLAEILNGTGAGLGSASGLPAAPGLGAAPDLAGAIAALVPDASESPGAGAQKLIDAAMKYEGLPYVWGGTDPAVGLDCSGFVQRAFRDIGIELPRVTWDQMKEGTAVASMADARPGDLLFSFDGGHVSIYLGNGKAIDAPQPGDTIAVRDAWETDANVTAIRRILPADDAAALAAAAQAALVTGGTP
- a CDS encoding flagellar hook-length control protein FliK, with the translated sequence MMSAPVAGSLAKTPVLAATKPGTLGDTFGETFAAHVGQRDHLHDDGGIRPEREPASSAGNRDEADAAARRAAGKADDAAPAGASMHSEVGTSLESARDRSDAHAPGAVSTSGSAGSDDSAGAAASNGRNALGADGALTGAQPGAAAPTGSAATSDADGSHPLQASAAGSGAVNRASSGAQVVQQGRFTNGTSAVGPAGAPTPPGTSPAASELAALDQSSSGAAASGTKPASGTESVSGTAIASGSAPPGSAGAVGIPSTSNNVSNTGTASGRLPAKATATGNGVPASGRRLPANATGNGALGTGAGTGAAATAAATGTGSLSSTPAVSAASPASSSSAASAQGSPGGALNPTDQQVAPPASTTAGPAEAHVPPNPASAAPAHVEVKPAGPQVAALIAKVSSEAAPTPAEGARPAQGAAPSSYPSLAGQILKPAFSLAQVAPGEYAITVQVAPENLGPVTVKAFVTHDGMRVELFAPNEAGREALKAVLPELRREFGGAASATVDVSSQNADTDTGSDGADGGRERRDFDLRHQPASPAQPDEPQPERTVRTWHSTSTIDLLA
- a CDS encoding flagellar hook assembly protein FlgD — translated: MPVDPVSAAPPSFQPGAAERSPKQSMDGEVFMSLLVSQLRNQDPSSPMDTNAMIAQTTQLAMMEKMNEVASLTEEGFFLGMRSAAADLIDREVSYLDDGGETLTGTATAVSYAGPVPIVTVDGEAIALDAIAGIVGDTLPVEPQTLV
- a CDS encoding flagellar hook protein FlgE; the protein is MLRSLYSGISGLRSHQTMLDVTGNNIANVNTAGFKSSSTQFQDTLSQLTQGAGGPQAAVGGTNPAQVGLGVQVAGISTNFAQGSAQATGRATDMMVAGDGFFITRSGNETLYTRAGAFEFDADGRLVSPDGGIVQGRSAVNGQINPGAAVGDITVPRDAVSPAAATNAAVVTGNLPSDAAVGTSLVQDIEVYDGGGDPRTLALTFTKTAAGWDVAGNDGGGATGTGAITFDASGNLTGGGTLALGGIGVDLSALTGYAELSTVSIESQNGRPAGTLESFSLSEDGTLIGSFSNGGRQPLGQIALAGFVNPAGLEKAGSSSYRVTENSGDAAVGAAGEDGLGSLAGGMLEMSNVDLSQEFTNLIVAQRGFQANARIITTSDEVLQELSNLKR
- a CDS encoding HNH endonuclease signature motif containing protein produces the protein MNGSATAEAGSPAGEASGTTCACPRDAACDGLSCLGPRFDENRFDSGRSADFEGGSSAEDERERVEAAGPKALVAMLTDENPWLQGLPDALDLIRAADRLTSWAAAQSAALLAQVFHQMHGDEVFRTGLDRPGTGFTLAAQEIAPLLRVPGRTAQQMLSEALTLCEDLPATWEALESGTLSPVQAQVIVQESGSIPTEAMPGYEEEVLDTATGLTRPKLAQRCRRLREELHPESIIERRKRAVKDRDVAIQPEQDGMAWLGAYLPAEQAHGIFNRVNAAARSLQSPEEPRTLNQLRADVFTDVLTHTCTGDPKNGTGHRGINANVYITVPVMTLLGHRKPNWQNATDSGVGGSSTGTGDNDPDPVSVGAGNLDTVGDHRRGVHANGSSWDAADPVKNGSNGSDASGTGPGADFGPDLNGPYSNCAVPGAGMRAGAPDLDGCANGLLDGYGPIDPETARNLAAHAPSFTRILVHPETGAVLSVGRDRYRPPKHLQDWVRITHPTCIHPGCNRSAWTSEIDHTTPWAHGGNTELSNLAPRCKLHHTLKTEGIWADTQTTPSGAMHITSLAGKTYTTLPEPPPPF